The bacterium genome includes the window GGCTTCCCACGAACTGTAGAGTCCCAACCCAAAAACTGCGGCCGCCACGATGGCCAGTGTGGGCACGCCCAGTTTTACGGCGATAGACCAGTTGTCAGCATCGAACTTCATTGGGTTCTCCTTCAACGCACGAACATGAGATCAGGTCAAGATCAGGTAGTGGGAAGCAGTACGAAGGAGATCGCTCCTGAAAATCCGTCTGCCTTGAGCTTGTAGTTGGCTGCGTCCCCTTTCGAAAGATCCGCGCCATCAGGCGGTCCGCAGTCGCTGAACATCTCAGTGTCACCCAGACGAACATGCCCAGTTCCGCGGTTCAGGAGCTGGCCGAGCACATTGAGCACCTCATTGGCGGTCTCGGCGAAGGTTCCATCCATCTCTCCAGAGTGGACGACCTCCTTGACGCGATCATCGGGGAACATGGCCATCTTTCCCGCCATGTGCGCCAGAAGCTGAAATTCCAGGATACAGACGGCCTGTCGCTCACCTTCATTGCTCACGAACCAGCCAGCGACGTAAGGAGCCGAGTCATACGCGGGCCCGGAGTGTTCCGCCATCGCGCGGCTCCCGAGCAGCGTGGAAACCAGTCTTTCGGTCTCTTCGCCGGACGGCTTGCTCAATGCCATGCGTAAGTCCCCTTTTCAGACCGGGATACCCGGCGGTTCAGCCTACCTATCGGAATTGGGATTCCGATTAATGAAGAGTTTTCTCATATTCAAGTAACCATGTTTCTTCGCCGAACCGGGTGCAGAACCGACCAAACCGCTTTTGCGAGGGGGTGCCCTGTGAACATTTTGATCGTCGATGATTCGTCCACGATGCGGAAACTCGTGCGACGTGCCCTGCGGGGTGCAGGTCACGGAAAAGCCACGATCCACGAGGCCGGTGACGGCGTCGAAGCCCTGGCCGTACTCGAAGAGCAAGAAGTCGACCTCATCCTGAGTGATGTGAACATGCCTAACATGACAGGACTCGAACTGCTCGAGCAGTTACAGGAACAGGGCAAGAAGTACGCAATTGTCATGATCACGACCGAAGCGGACACGGATATCTCGAGCGAATTGCGCGAGAAGGGAGCCGGAGCCTGTATCGGAAAACCATTTTCGCCAGATCAACTCGGTGACGCGATTTCCGCGGTCATGGGTTGACTCGCGCCGCCCTCGGCAAGTCGCCCTGCCCATTGTAGGGCGACCCACCGCACCCACCTGTAAAGAAGCCGGATAGAGGTCTGCGAATGTCTGATGATGATCTAGAGCTGCTCCAGGAATTCCGCACCGAGTCACTCGAGCATTTCGAGCAGGTCGAACCTCTGTTCCTCGAAATCGAGCATGTCGACGCGGAGCGCCGCACCGAAGTCGTGAATACGATCTTCCGGGCCGTTCACAGCGTCAAGGGAGCGGCGGGTTTCTTCGGACAGACACTGATTCAGGAACTTGCGCACGCCGGTGAGACCCTGCTCATGAAGGTGCGAGACGGCGAACTCGAATACCGGCCGGAGATGACCGACGCGCTGCTCGCTGCACTCGACACGCTACAGCAGCTAGTAGAAGCCCTCCCCGAAGAGGAACTCGAACTCGACATCACAAAGCACCAGGAGCAGCTGCGCGCCGTGGCAGAGGACGGCGGAGCGCCGAAGCCTGCAGACGCAACGACCGAGTCTGCCGAGATAGTCGAGGCGGCCGAGGCGGCCGTTCCCAGCGAGACGGCCGAAGATTCCGTCGAAGAAACCGCGCCAGATGCGTCCCCCGCCCTGGCCGATCCGATGGCCCAAATCCCCATCGACATCGTCGAAGAGGCGCGACGCCACGGGCGGAAGTTCTTCCAGATCGTTCCTCCCTATGTAGATGCCCCGTCTCTCGAGCGGGTGCGAACGGCGGCCCAGGCTCTCGGCTCCGTGATCAGCGAGCAGGTCGAGGAAAACGGGGCCTTCTTCGTGATCACTTCAGTCCTCGAGCGCCCTCTGTTGGCAGAAGCTCTCGGTGTGGATAGCGAAGGCATCGTTCAACTGAATCTCCCGGAGCTTGAGGCGGTAGAGCCGCCAGCGCCGACCGCAGAACAACCCTCGGCACCCGCTGCAGCTCCAACGAAGAGCGCACCTGAGAAGAAAGCCGGTTCAAAGGAAGCGGCTTCAGGCGACGGCGCGGATACCATCCGGGTGTCGGTCCGACTTCTCGATCAGCTCATGAACCTGGCCGGAGAACTCGTGCTCGCCAGGAATCAACTCGTCAGCCAGCTGCGTGAGGTAGAAGACGCGAACCTGCGGACCGTGCTCCAGAACATCGATCTAGTCACGAGCGAATTGCAGGGCAACATCATGAACACTCGAATGCAGCCCGTCGGGTCTGTCTTCAAGCGTTTTCATCGCGTCGTTCGAGACATGTCGCGCAAGCTCGGAAAGAAGGTCGAGCTGACACTCGAAGGAAGCGACGTCGATCTGGACAAGTCGATCATCGAAATGCTGGGTGATCCACTGACGCATCTGGTTCGCAACGGTCTTGATCACGGCATCGAGCCGCCAGAAGATCGCGAGGCGGCCGGGAAGAATCCTACGGCCACCCTCCGGCTTCGTGCCTATCACGAGAACGGTCTCGTCAATATCGAGATCATTGACGACGGACGCGGGGTCGATCCCGAAAAGATGAAGTCGGTTGCCGTAGGCAAAGGCGTTCTCGATGAAGAGGCTACAACGCGCCTCTCGGACCAGGACGCAATCATGCTCATGTTCGCGGCGGGCCTTTCGACCGCGAAGGAGGTCACCGACGTCTCCGGTCGCGGTGTCGGCATGGACGTCGTCAAGTCGAACATCAAGAAACTCGGTGGAAAGATCGACGTCGATTCGGAGATTGGGAAAGGAACCACGATCAGGATTCGCCTGCCTCTGACGCTCGCGATCTTGCCTTCGTTGATCGTGGGCGTGGGGAATGAGCGTTTCGCAGTGCCCCAGGTAAACCTGATTGAGGTCGTCAGCGTTCACCCGGAGGACGAAGCCGGCCGCATCGGCACAATCCGCGGCGCTCCAGCCCTGCGACACCGCGGAAGTCTCCTTCCGCTCGTCTGGCTGGCCGACGTACTGGATATTCCAGATGTCACTCGTGGCTGGACACCCAGCGGGGAAGATGGGTCCGATCAGGTAACCGGCCTCGATTCCGCAGTGAACATACTCGTGCTACGCGTCGACCAGAACCAGTACGGCCTGGTCGTAGATCGGATCCAGGACACCGAAGAGATCGTCGTAAAGCCGCTTGCAGAAATGATCAAGGAATGCCGTGCCTTCACAGGCGCAACGATCATGGGCGATGGTCGGGTAGCCATGATCCTGGATGTAAATAGCGTTGCATCTCAGTCGCAGCTTCAGTTCGATGAACCGAGCGCGTCCGAGACCGTTGACGACGAAGCGGTTCAGGAACAGTCGAACCACCAGGAGCTTCTGCTGTTTACGTCGTCCGCAGACGAACAGTTTGCCGTCGAGCTGGACCAGATCGTAAGACTCGAACGGATCGAGCAGAGCCAGATCGAAACCGTGGGAAACAAGGAATTCATCCAGTATCGGGACCGAGGTCTTCCCATCATTCGCCTGGAAAATCACATTCCGGTCCAGAGTTTTCAGGCAGCGGGCGAAGACATGTTCGTGCTGATCCCGAGAGTGAACGGCATGGAGGTGGGAATTCTCGCTCGTGAAGTCGTCGATACGGTGCGGGCGGATGTATCTCTCGAGCGGCATGACAGCGGGAACCCGACGATCGCCGGACGCGCGGTGGTCGGCGGACGTCTCACGATGTTCCTGGATGCCGGGTTGCTCGTGGACGGTCTGACAGGGAGAGCAGCATGAGCGAACACGCAGCGGGAAGCCAGCGCTTCAAGCACGGACTCACGTGCTTCTATCTCGGAACCGACCTGTTCGCGGTGAGCCTTCAGCTCGTCAGCGAAATCAACCGTCACATCGATTTGACCCCCGTCCGCACGGCTCCAGAACACGTCTCCGGCCTCGTCAACCTGCGGGGCCAGATCGTGACCGTCATCGACCTCTCGGGTCAGCTTGGACTCGGGGATAGCAACATTCAGGATGCGAGCCGACTCATCGTACTCAAGACGAACTCGGAACTCGCCCAGTGCCATGCCGGTCATCTTTCGACCAGTTCCGACAAGGTAGGCCTTCTCGTCGACAAGATCGCCGACGTCGTCAACCCAACCGAACAGCAACTCGAACCACCCCCTCCCAATCTGAACGGAGTCGCGCGCGGACTGATGTTAGGTGTTTGC containing:
- a CDS encoding response regulator, coding for MFLRRTGCRTDQTAFARGCPVNILIVDDSSTMRKLVRRALRGAGHGKATIHEAGDGVEALAVLEEQEVDLILSDVNMPNMTGLELLEQLQEQGKKYAIVMITTEADTDISSELREKGAGACIGKPFSPDQLGDAISAVMG
- a CDS encoding chemotaxis protein CheA is translated as MSDDDLELLQEFRTESLEHFEQVEPLFLEIEHVDAERRTEVVNTIFRAVHSVKGAAGFFGQTLIQELAHAGETLLMKVRDGELEYRPEMTDALLAALDTLQQLVEALPEEELELDITKHQEQLRAVAEDGGAPKPADATTESAEIVEAAEAAVPSETAEDSVEETAPDASPALADPMAQIPIDIVEEARRHGRKFFQIVPPYVDAPSLERVRTAAQALGSVISEQVEENGAFFVITSVLERPLLAEALGVDSEGIVQLNLPELEAVEPPAPTAEQPSAPAAAPTKSAPEKKAGSKEAASGDGADTIRVSVRLLDQLMNLAGELVLARNQLVSQLREVEDANLRTVLQNIDLVTSELQGNIMNTRMQPVGSVFKRFHRVVRDMSRKLGKKVELTLEGSDVDLDKSIIEMLGDPLTHLVRNGLDHGIEPPEDREAAGKNPTATLRLRAYHENGLVNIEIIDDGRGVDPEKMKSVAVGKGVLDEEATTRLSDQDAIMLMFAAGLSTAKEVTDVSGRGVGMDVVKSNIKKLGGKIDVDSEIGKGTTIRIRLPLTLAILPSLIVGVGNERFAVPQVNLIEVVSVHPEDEAGRIGTIRGAPALRHRGSLLPLVWLADVLDIPDVTRGWTPSGEDGSDQVTGLDSAVNILVLRVDQNQYGLVVDRIQDTEEIVVKPLAEMIKECRAFTGATIMGDGRVAMILDVNSVASQSQLQFDEPSASETVDDEAVQEQSNHQELLLFTSSADEQFAVELDQIVRLERIEQSQIETVGNKEFIQYRDRGLPIIRLENHIPVQSFQAAGEDMFVLIPRVNGMEVGILAREVVDTVRADVSLERHDSGNPTIAGRAVVGGRLTMFLDAGLLVDGLTGRAA
- a CDS encoding chemotaxis protein CheW; its protein translation is MSEHAAGSQRFKHGLTCFYLGTDLFAVSLQLVSEINRHIDLTPVRTAPEHVSGLVNLRGQIVTVIDLSGQLGLGDSNIQDASRLIVLKTNSELAQCHAGHLSTSSDKVGLLVDKIADVVNPTEQQLEPPPPNLNGVARGLMLGVCKTENQTIGILDAQRVLASSEIPH